One Silene latifolia isolate original U9 population chromosome 4, ASM4854445v1, whole genome shotgun sequence DNA segment encodes these proteins:
- the LOC141652218 gene encoding uncharacterized protein LOC141652218 — MFNPIAQQAAFCKRCGAAGHDAVTCYAENDRVYAYRLYRQGRYGSQSGGYPNYSPLPPQNYYVPPHPIQQQGFQKPSFSFPPQQVPPSTINKEEIAELKSLVKMLVLQVQEYDKSREAYFKEFESQIAQLAGDLDFRHSETVYAICTKSGLSYEGVELPIDDDDMYDLEFEDLVENEASYEDFCIVQQQKFDRTSYSVRSKELYEGELDLTKFNIRSNSLYEENLDRTNASVRSSSFGEETSRSCIVLSRSNYLVMDSVDLSFTPIPDDDKKVIEDQYYTIEGNAIPFIDPDGVPSNPSVKSYIAVDLTPPPQFGSKLEEYRFVSSYTGLDRLEDRGGGFEDSIPRRKKAREKGKNGGAHDAVKSRCSSDALLWRPIVKIMDAEGTAFSHKPCCGPLIFVGG; from the coding sequence ATGTTCAATCCCATTGCGCAACAGGCGGCATTTTgtaagagatgtggtgctgcggggcacgATGCTGTTACTTGTTATGCGGAGAATGACCGAGTCTATGCCTATCGGCTGTATAGACAAGGTCGTTATGGTTCTCAAAGTGGGGGTTACCCAAACTATTCTCCACTTCCGCCGCAGAATTactatgtgccgccacatccgattCAGcagcaaggctttcaaaagccttcaTTTTCTTTTCCGCCGCAGCAGGTTCCTCCCTCTACTATCAACAaggaagagattgctgaattgaagtctttAGTGAAGATGCTTGTACTTcaagtgcaagaatatgataAATCTAGAGAAGCTTATTTCAAGGaatttgagtctcaaatagctcaattagctgGCGATTTGGATTTCAGGCACTCAGAGACGGTATATGCTATCTGTACCAAAAGCGGTCTCTCCTATGAAGGAGTTGAGTTGCCTATTGACgatgatgatatgtatgacttGGAATTCGAAGATTTAGTTGAAAATGAAGCATCCTACGAAGACTTCTGCATTGTACAGCAACAAAAATTCGATCGAACTAGCTACAGTGTTCGATCGAAAGAACTATATGAGGGAGAGCTCGATCTAACAAAATTCAAcattcgatcgaacagtttgTACGAGGAAAACCTCGATCGAACTAAtgcaagtgttcgatcgagcagttttggcgAGGAAACATCTCGATCGTGTATTGTTCTCTCTCGATCGAATTATTTGGTTATGGACAGCGTTGATTTGTCATTTACGCCTATCCCGGATGACGATAAGAAGGTAATTGAAGACCAATACTATACAATTGAAGGTAATGCTATTCCTTTTATTGATCCCGATGGGGTTCCTTCTAATCCTTCCGTTAAATCATATATTGCTGTTGATTTgacgcctccgccccagtttgggagcaagttggaggaatatCGTTTTGTTTCTTCTTACACAGGTCTTGACAGGTTAGAAGACCGGGGAGGAGGATTTGAAGATTCCATCCCACGTAGGAAGAAGGCGCGAGAGAAGGGCAAAAATGGCGGAGCCCATGATGCTGTAAAGAGCCGCTGTTCTTCTGATGCTTTGCTGTGGAGGCCAATAGTGAAAATCATGGATGCTGAAGGGACTGCGTTCAGTCATAAGCCTTGTTGTGGGCCATTAATTTTTGTTGGTGGATGA